The proteins below are encoded in one region of Pseudoduganella armeniaca:
- the ftsW gene encoding putative lipid II flippase FtsW, protein MQLPFKFAGGSTASPIDIRARQSRMMEYDQPLVWVVILLMLLGMVMVYSASIALPDSPKFAEYTNTYFLTRQAIFMAIAALAAAFVFRIPVATLQKGAPYLFIGTLVLLVLVLIPGIGIVVNGGRRWLPFRLGQPSEVMKLIMVLYAADYTVRKQEYMHKLTKGFLPMALAVSFVGLLLLLEPDLGAFGVIVCIAMGILFLGGVNAVWFGGIGAMLVTIFVTIIALSKFRRDRFFAYLNPWEEENALNKAYQLTHSLIAFGRGELFGVGLGGSVEKLHYLPEAHTDFLLAVIGEELGLVGVLVVIALFYWIVKRAFDIGRQAIAIDQTFAGLVAKGIGIWIGVQCFINMGVNLGLLPTKGLTLPLMSYGGSGVVINCVGLAILLRIDYENRVLMRGGRV, encoded by the coding sequence ATGCAGCTGCCATTCAAATTCGCGGGTGGATCGACGGCTTCGCCGATCGATATCCGCGCGCGCCAGTCGCGCATGATGGAATACGACCAGCCGTTGGTGTGGGTCGTGATCCTGCTCATGCTGCTGGGGATGGTGATGGTGTATTCCGCCTCGATCGCGCTGCCCGATTCGCCCAAGTTCGCCGAGTATACGAACACCTACTTCCTCACCCGCCAGGCCATCTTCATGGCGATCGCCGCGCTGGCGGCGGCGTTCGTGTTCCGCATTCCCGTCGCCACCTTGCAGAAGGGCGCACCCTACCTGTTCATCGGCACACTGGTGCTGCTGGTGCTGGTGCTGATCCCGGGCATCGGCATCGTCGTCAACGGCGGCCGCCGCTGGTTGCCGTTCCGGCTCGGCCAGCCGTCCGAAGTGATGAAGCTGATCATGGTGCTGTACGCGGCCGACTACACGGTGCGCAAGCAGGAATACATGCACAAGCTGACCAAGGGCTTCCTGCCGATGGCGCTGGCCGTCAGCTTCGTCGGCTTGCTGCTGCTGCTCGAGCCCGACCTGGGCGCGTTCGGCGTCATCGTCTGCATCGCCATGGGCATCCTGTTCCTGGGCGGCGTCAACGCGGTGTGGTTCGGCGGCATCGGCGCCATGCTCGTGACGATCTTCGTGACCATCATCGCGCTGTCGAAATTCCGGCGCGACCGCTTCTTCGCCTACCTCAATCCGTGGGAAGAAGAGAACGCCTTGAACAAGGCCTACCAGCTGACGCACTCGCTGATCGCCTTCGGCCGCGGCGAGCTGTTCGGCGTGGGCCTGGGCGGCAGCGTCGAGAAGCTGCATTACCTGCCGGAAGCGCATACCGACTTCCTGCTGGCCGTGATCGGCGAAGAGCTGGGCCTGGTCGGCGTACTGGTCGTCATCGCGTTGTTCTATTGGATCGTCAAGCGCGCCTTCGACATCGGCCGCCAGGCCATCGCCATCGACCAGACCTTTGCCGGCCTGGTGGCGAAAGGCATCGGCATCTGGATCGGCGTGCAGTGCTTCATCAACATGGGCGTGAACCTGGGCCTGCTGCCGACCAAGGGCCTGACGTTGCCGCTGATGAGCTATGGCGGCTCCGGTGTCGTCATCAACTGCGTCGGCCTGGCGATCCTCTTGCGCATCGACTACGAGAACCGCGTGCTGATGCGAGGAGGCCGGGTATGA
- the murG gene encoding undecaprenyldiphospho-muramoylpentapeptide beta-N-acetylglucosaminyltransferase translates to MIMAAGTGGHIFPGLAIAQTMRARGWEVTWLGTSHGMEQELVPKQGVTLDAIHFSGMRGKGLGHTVSGAFKMVKAFADCFGYIGRRKPDVVLGMGGYVTVPGGMMAKLRGVPLVLVNADAALLLSNKTLAPVAARVCFGFPADFGSAAAKATVTGNPVRREILGLPAPAQRFVGRAGPLRVLVVGGSLGAKALNDALPAGLALLPEGERPLVTHQSGKKNIDALRAAYVQAGVAANVVDFIDDMAGEYARADVVICRAGAITVSELTAAGVASVLVPLVASTTSHQRDNARWMESKQASIHLPQTELSAQKVAELLRGLTRAECERMAVAAHAVGKRDANDAIATVLEQLA, encoded by the coding sequence ATGATCATGGCGGCCGGTACCGGCGGCCACATCTTCCCCGGCCTGGCGATCGCGCAGACCATGCGCGCGCGCGGCTGGGAAGTCACGTGGCTGGGCACGTCGCACGGCATGGAGCAGGAGCTGGTACCCAAGCAGGGCGTGACGCTGGACGCGATCCATTTCAGCGGCATGCGCGGCAAGGGCCTGGGGCATACGGTGTCCGGCGCGTTCAAGATGGTGAAGGCGTTCGCCGACTGCTTCGGCTACATCGGCCGCAGGAAGCCCGACGTGGTGCTGGGCATGGGCGGCTACGTCACGGTGCCGGGCGGGATGATGGCCAAGCTGCGCGGCGTGCCGCTGGTGCTGGTCAATGCCGACGCGGCGCTGCTGCTGTCGAACAAGACCCTGGCACCGGTGGCGGCGCGCGTCTGCTTCGGTTTCCCGGCCGATTTCGGCAGCGCTGCCGCCAAGGCGACGGTGACGGGCAACCCGGTACGGCGCGAGATCCTCGGCCTGCCGGCACCCGCCCAGCGTTTCGTCGGCCGCGCGGGTCCGCTGCGCGTCCTGGTGGTGGGCGGCAGCCTGGGCGCGAAAGCGCTGAACGACGCGCTGCCGGCCGGGCTGGCCCTGCTGCCCGAAGGCGAGCGGCCGCTGGTCACGCACCAGTCGGGCAAGAAGAACATCGACGCGCTGCGCGCGGCGTATGTGCAAGCGGGCGTGGCGGCCAACGTGGTCGATTTCATCGACGACATGGCCGGCGAGTATGCGCGGGCGGACGTGGTGATCTGCCGCGCCGGCGCGATCACCGTGTCGGAACTGACCGCGGCGGGTGTCGCCAGCGTGCTGGTGCCACTGGTCGCCTCCACCACCAGCCACCAGCGCGACAACGCGCGTTGGATGGAAAGCAAGCAGGCGTCGATCCACCTGCCGCAAACGGAGCTGTCGGCACAAAAGGTGGCCGAGCTGCTGCGCGGCCTGACGCGCGCCGAGTGCGAACGGATGGCGGTAGCGGCCCACGCGGTCGGCAAGCGCGACGCGAACGACGCGATCGCAACGGTATTAGAGCAACTGGCATAA
- the murC gene encoding UDP-N-acetylmuramate--L-alanine ligase codes for MKHKVKNIHFVGIGGSGMSGIAEVLVTLGYHVSGSDLGSNAVTQRLADMGATVHQGHAAEFIGDADAVVTSTAVKADNPEVLEARRRKIPVVPRAVMLGELMRLKRGIAIAGTHGKTTTTSLVASVLYKGGLDPTFVIGGRLTAAGANAKLGSGEYLVAEADESDASFLNLAPMIEVITNIDADHMETYEHDFEKLKAAFVHFTHRLPFYGRAMLCVDDPHVRSILPQVTKPVTTYGFAEDAEVRAINARAVGTQMHFTVQQEGYPDTDFVLNQPGMHNVQNACSAIAIAREIGIEDKDTQAGLAEFAGVGRRFTKYGDVTAPNGATFALVDDFGHHPVETEVTLAAARAAYPGRRIVLAFQPHRYSRTRDLFEDFVKVLSKVDMLVLVDVYPAGEAPIVGADGRALVRAIRARGKTEPVFVETIADLPEAVMNVVRDGDVVLTMGAGAIGGVPAKLVNYQPNN; via the coding sequence ATGAAGCATAAAGTCAAGAACATTCACTTCGTCGGCATCGGCGGCAGCGGCATGAGCGGCATCGCCGAGGTGCTGGTCACGCTGGGCTATCACGTGTCCGGCTCGGACCTGGGCAGCAATGCGGTCACGCAGCGCCTGGCCGACATGGGCGCCACCGTGCACCAGGGCCACGCGGCCGAATTCATCGGCGACGCCGATGCCGTCGTCACGTCGACCGCCGTCAAGGCCGACAATCCGGAGGTGCTGGAAGCGCGCCGCCGCAAGATCCCGGTCGTGCCGCGCGCCGTCATGCTGGGTGAGCTGATGCGCCTGAAGCGCGGCATCGCCATCGCCGGCACGCACGGCAAGACCACGACGACCTCGCTGGTCGCTTCCGTGCTGTACAAGGGCGGCCTCGATCCGACCTTCGTGATCGGCGGGCGCCTGACCGCGGCCGGCGCCAATGCCAAGCTGGGTTCCGGCGAATACCTGGTGGCGGAAGCGGACGAATCGGATGCGTCGTTCCTGAACCTGGCGCCGATGATCGAGGTGATCACCAATATCGACGCCGACCACATGGAGACGTACGAGCACGACTTCGAGAAGCTCAAGGCCGCGTTCGTGCACTTTACGCACCGCCTGCCGTTCTACGGCCGCGCGATGCTGTGCGTGGACGATCCGCACGTGCGCAGCATCCTGCCGCAGGTGACCAAGCCGGTGACGACCTACGGCTTCGCGGAAGACGCCGAGGTGCGCGCCATCAATGCGCGCGCCGTCGGTACGCAGATGCATTTCACGGTGCAGCAGGAAGGCTATCCGGACACCGACTTCGTGCTGAACCAGCCCGGCATGCACAATGTGCAGAACGCCTGCTCGGCCATCGCCATCGCGCGCGAGATCGGCATCGAGGACAAGGATACGCAGGCCGGCCTGGCCGAATTCGCCGGCGTGGGCCGCCGCTTCACCAAGTATGGCGACGTGACGGCCCCCAACGGTGCCACGTTCGCGCTGGTGGACGACTTCGGCCACCATCCGGTCGAAACGGAAGTGACCCTGGCCGCGGCCCGCGCTGCCTATCCCGGCCGGCGCATCGTGCTGGCCTTCCAGCCGCACCGCTACAGCCGCACGCGCGACCTGTTCGAGGACTTCGTCAAGGTGCTCTCGAAAGTCGACATGCTGGTGCTGGTGGACGTGTACCCGGCCGGCGAGGCACCGATCGTGGGTGCCGACGGCCGCGCGCTGGTGCGCGCGATCCGCGCCCGGGGCAAGACCGAACCGGTGTTCGTCGAGACCATCGCCGACCTGCCGGAAGCGGTCATGAACGTGGTGCGCGACGGCGACGTCGTGCTGACGATGGGGGCGGGCGCGATCGGCGGCGTGCCGGCCAAACTGGTCAACTACCAACCGAACAA